The following coding sequences are from one Humulus lupulus chromosome X, drHumLupu1.1, whole genome shotgun sequence window:
- the LOC133806827 gene encoding uncharacterized protein LOC133806827, which produces MGNQNRNGPYSNSYNPSWRQHPNFSWSNQGAGPSSSSMHPIPSYPPGYPPQAPQQRPQHIVQSNSLEGMLKDYMMKTDALIQSQAASMRNLENQVGQLANELKNRPQGALPSYTENPRDVGKEQCKAITLRSDKELESSKKNYGHENEPSSIQNHRKASKDEERSDMLESASAQDVAASRTPQKSPEIQNLPQQLPFPQRFQKQKKDGQFKKFLDMLRQLHINIPLVEALEQMPNYVKFMKDILTKKRRLGEFETVALTKECSSFLQNKLPPKMKDPGSFTFPCTIGNSYCGMKLGIGEVRPTTVTLQLADRSLAYPDGKIEDVLVKVDKFIFPADFIVLDYEADIEVPIILGRPFLATGRTLIDVEKGELTMRAQEEPITFKVFNPIRSPDEVGDCFSITVKNSNMEEEVPIRYSKKVRTMPSPKEFESNNEIRASINKAPSHLQEPHRKKKKKKKCGRKAHSQRFEVGQRVCFSNSQMKENSRHITSSFSDSFLIIKVFPCGALDLRDEISGRKLKCFCVSGVSSSKERREALELKFGECWTDLEKLWFSNRKFFCNLPVAVK; this is translated from the exons ATGGGGAATCAAAATAGGAACGGTCCTTATTCTAATTCCTACAACCCATCATGGAGGCAACATCCCAACTTTTCATGGAGTAATCAAGGGGCTGGTCCTAGCAGCTCATCTATGCATCCTATACCTTCTTATCCACCGGGGTATCCTCCACAAGCTCCACAACAAAGACCCCAACACATAGTACAATCTAATTCTTTGGAAGGCATGTTAAAAGATTACATGATGAAGACAGATGCACTCATTCAAAGCCAAGCCGCATCTATGAGGAATTTGGAGAATCAAGTTGGGCAACTTGCCAATGAGCTTAAAAATAGACCTCAAGGTGCTTTACCGAGTTATACCGAGAACCCAAGAGATGTTGGCAAGGAACAATGCAAGGCCATTACTTTGAGAAGTGACAAGGAGTTAGAGAGTTCCAAGAAAAATTATGGGCATGAGAAtgagccctcttcaatccaaaaTCACAGGAAAGCAAGCAAAGATGAAGAAAGATCTGATATGCTGGAATCTGCCTCTGCCCAGGATGTGGCCGCATCTAGAACACCGCAAAAGTCCCCAGAAATTCAAAACCTTCCTCAACAGCTACCTTTTCCACAAAGGTTTCAAAAACAGAAGAAAGATGGACAATTTAAAAAATTCCTTGATATGTTGAGGCAGCTACATATTAACATTCCGCTTGTTGAAGCCCTAGAGCAAATGCCTAACTATGTGAAGTTCATGAAAGACATCCTTACAAAGAAGAGAAGATTGGGGGAATTTGAGACAGTGGCTCTTACCAAGGAATGTAGCTCATTCTTGCAAAACAAGCTGCCCCCGAAGATGAaagatcctgggagtttcaccTTTCCATGCACCATTGGTAATTCTTATTGTGGCATG AAATTGGGGATTGGCGAAGTCCGGCCTACCACGGTGACTCTACAGCTTGCAGATAGATCTCTTGCTTATCCAGATGGGAAGATTGAGGATGTtttggtaaaagttgataaattcattttccccgctgactttattgttctAGACTATGAAGCAGATATAGAGGTGCCTATTATTTTGGGGAGGCCATTCCTTGCTACAGGTAGAACCTTGATAGATGTGGAAAAGGGGGAGCTCACAATGAGAGCTCAAGAAGAACCAATAACTTTCAAGGTATTCAATCCTATACGTTCTCCAGATGAAGTAGGAGATTGTTTTTCCATTACTGTCAAAAACTCTAATATGGAGGAAGAGGTACCCATAAGGTATAGCAAGAAAGTGAGGACGATGCCATCTCCTAAAGAATTTGAGAGCAACAATGAGATACGGGCAAGTATAAATAAGGCACCATCTCATTTGCAAGAGCCACAtaggaagaagaaaaagaaaaagaagtgtGGTAGGAAAGCTCATTCCCAAAGGTTCGAAGTAGGCCAGCGGGTGTGTTTCTCTAATTCTCAAATGAAAGAAAATTCCAGACATATAACATCAAGTTTCTCTGATTCATTCTTGATAATTAAAGTCTTTCCTTGTGGTGCATTAGACTTGCGTGATGAAATTTCAGGAAGAAAGTTGAAG TGTTTCTGTGTTTCAGGTGTAAGTTCATCAAAGGAAAGACGAGAAGcattggaattgaagtttggggAATGCTGGACTGATTTGGAAAAATTATGGTTTAGCAACAGGAAATTTTTCTGCAATCTCCCAGTTGCAGTCAAATAA